In one Oncorhynchus nerka isolate Pitt River linkage group LG7, Oner_Uvic_2.0, whole genome shotgun sequence genomic region, the following are encoded:
- the LOC115131667 gene encoding zinc finger protein 706-like has product MARGQQKIQSQQKNAKAAAAKKKGAAADQKTAAKAALVHTCPVCRTQMPDPKTFKQHFESKHPKSPMPPELDDVEA; this is encoded by the exons ATGGCTCGCGGTCAACAGAAGATTCAATCCCAGCAAAAGAACGCCAAGGCTGCAGCTGCTAAGAAGAAGGGAGCGGCAGCAGACCAGAAGACTGCAGCCAAGGCAGCACTGGTCCACACCTGTCCCGTCTGTCGG ACGCAGATGCCGGACCCGAAGACGTTCAAGCAGCACTTTGAGAGCAAGCATCCCAAATCCCCAATGCCCCCAGAGCTGGATGATGTTGAGGCTTAA
- the LOC135572374 gene encoding uncharacterized protein LOC135572374, with the protein MRGGSQQVVVRMHHVSRVRGLETQLVWAISKETARLSPEGIPYCATKVQSVTWIQYVAGRVTQYASHLRHETSVDVTFGCYQQTDVSVVYATLHMGLDGLLSSSWGSEAASVSTPTNQQFTEPEPEGHNLYEGEVPLLNLYLTTKRVEDIALRLVSLRQAFTTLLGSTLSRNHLFVAGKVLMGALVQAHHMDESEFIRAYNDFVDYLSDPSKKIDIERELAEAKIHHVNLIDVLFELVLFGLMTAQKSLMVHPGGFMERLYALLYSFLPAAASIEPKAERYLLLLNGGLMALLDDMFGQQLAWYFNPESLVTELSSLLEYHLENLMASM; encoded by the exons ATGCGTGGGGGATCCCAG CAGGTGGTGGTGAGGATGCACCATGTGAGTAGGGTTCGAGGCCTGGAGACTCAACTGGTGTGGGCCATCTCCAAGGAGACAGCCAGGCTTAGTCCAGAGGGCATCCCCTACTGTGCCACCAAGGTGCAGTCTGTCACTTGGATCCAG tatgTGGCTGGCAGGGTGACCCAGTATGCGTCTCACCTCCGCCACGAGACGTCTGTGGACGTGACGTTTGGCTGCTACCAG CAGACTGATGTCTCGGTGGTGTACGCCACTCTCCACATGGGGCTGGATGGGCTGCTCTCCTCCTCGTGGGGGTCGGAGGCTGCCTCCGTCTCTACGCCCACCAATCAGCAGTTCACTGAGCCAGAGCCTGAGGGCCACAACCTCTATGAG ggggaggttccTCTGCTAAA ccTCTACCTTACCACCAAGAGAGTGGAGGACATCGCCCTGAGGCTCGTCTCCCTGCGCCAGGCCTTCACT ACACTGCTTGGTTCCACCCTGAGCAGGAACCATCTGTTTGTGGCAGGAAAGGTCCTAATGGGCGCACTGGTTCAGGCCCACCACATG GACGAGTCCGAATTCATCCGTGCCTATAATGACTTTGTGGACTACCTGAGTGACCCCTCCAAGAAGATTGACATTGAGAGGGAGCTGGCTGAGGCAAAG ATCCATCATGTTAACCTGATAGATGTCCTCTTTGAACTGGTGCTGTTTGGGTTGATGACAGCTCAGAAGTCCCTGATGGTG CACCCTGGTGGGTTCATGGAGCGTCTGTACGctctcctgtactccttcctGCCCGCTGCTGCCAGCATTGAGCCAAAGGCTGAGAGATACCTGCTGCTGCTCAAT GGCGGGCTGATGGCTCTGCTTGATGACATGTTTGGGCAGCAGCTGGCCTGGTACTTTAACCCAGAATCTTTGGTCACTGAGCTCTCCAGCCTCCTGGAGTACCACCTGGAGAACCTCATGGCCAGCATGTAG
- the LOC135572336 gene encoding uncharacterized protein LOC135572336, whose translation MPGCFSRLTERVRGRRQPSASTGCSNSFMGCFCCLFPFCRVRDRREVDSDSDFEEESTVLDEVQLDVPLLPVILHVQDAAIILEDVPTILEEPTGNWQLIPIRFSPLYCGPVVIRNNAGPVAKAWRTFQFISPIITYMRGGSQQVVVRMHHVSRVRGLETQLVWAISKETARLSPEGIPYCATKVQSVTWIQYVAGRVTQYASHLRHETSVDVTFGCYQQTDVSVVYATLHMGLDGLLSSSWGSEAASVSTPTNQQFTEPEPEGHNLYEGWEEDLLPEEREVPLLNLYLTTKRVEDIALRLVSLRQAFTDESEFIRAYNDFVDYLSDPSKKIDIERELAEAKIHHVNLIDVLFELVLFGLMTAQKSLMVHPGGFMERLYALLYSFLPAAASIEPKAERYLLLLNGGLMALLDDMFGQQLAWYFNPESLVTELSSLLEYHLENLMASM comes from the exons ATGCCTGGGTGCTTTTCAAGATTGACAGAGAGAGTGCGAGGACGTCGGCAGCCTTCTGCGTCGACAGGTTGTTCAAATTCATTTATGGGTTGTTTTTGTTGTCTTTTTCCGTTTTGCAGGGTTCGCGATCGTCGGGAGGTGGACAGCGACAGCGACTTCGAAGAGG AATCAACTGTACTGGATGAGGTCCAGTTGGATGTGCCACTGCTGCCAGTTATCCTTCATGTCCAGGATGCTGCTATCATCCTTGAGGATGTGCCGACTATCCTTGAG GAGCCCACTGGTAATTGGCAGCTGATACCGATTAGGTTCAGCCCCCTGTACTGTGGTCCTGTTGTGATCAGG AACAATGCCGGTCCAGTGGCTAAAGCCTGGAGAACTTTCCAGTTCATCAGCCCCATTATCACCTACATGCGTGGGGGATCCCAG CAGGTGGTGGTGAGGATGCACCATGTGAGTAGGGTTCGAGGCCTGGAGACTCAACTGGTGTGGGCCATCTCCAAGGAGACAGCCAGGCTTAGTCCAGAGGGCATCCCCTACTGTGCCACCAAGGTGCAGTCTGTCACTTGGATCCAG tatgTGGCTGGCAGGGTGACCCAGTATGCGTCTCACCTCCGCCACGAGACGTCTGTGGACGTGACGTTTGGCTGCTACCAG CAGACTGATGTCTCGGTGGTGTACGCCACTCTCCACATGGGGCTGGATGGGCTGCTCTCCTCCTCGTGGGGGTCGGAGGCTGCCTCCGTCTCTACGCCCACCAATCAGCAGTTCACTGAGCCAGAGCCTGAGGGCCACAACCTCTATGAG GGCTGGGAGGAGGACCTGCTGCCTGAGGAGAGGGAGGTTCCTCTGCTAAA ccTCTACCTTACCACCAAGAGAGTGGAGGACATCGCCCTGAGGCTCGTCTCCCTGCGCCAGGCCTTCACT GACGAGTCCGAATTCATCCGTGCCTATAATGACTTTGTGGACTACCTGAGTGACCCCTCCAAGAAGATTGACATTGAGAGGGAGCTGGCTGAGGCAAAG ATCCATCATGTTAACCTGATAGATGTCCTCTTTGAACTGGTGCTGTTTGGGTTGATGACAGCTCAGAAGTCCCTGATGGTG CACCCTGGTGGGTTCATGGAGCGTCTGTACGctctcctgtactccttcctGCCCGCTGCTGCCAGCATTGAGCCAAAGGCTGAGAGATACCTGCTGCTGCTCAAT GGCGGGCTGATGGCTCTGCTTGATGACATGTTTGGGCAGCAGCTGGCCTGGTACTTTAACCCAGAATCTTTGGTCACTGAGCTCTCCAGCCTCCTGGAGTACCACCTGGAGAACCTCATGGCCAGCATGTAG